The Thermodesulfovibrio sp. 3462-1 genome contains the following window.
CAATGATGAAGAGTTTGCAAAGTTTTTAGCTTCACTGGCAGATATATATGTTTTTGAAGCATTTGGAACTGCTCATAGAAAGCATGCCAGTGTAGTTTCTTTACCTAAATTTTTACCTTCAATGATTGGATTTTTAACTGAAAAGGAGATAAATACCATAAATGGATTAATAGAGCAAGCAAAAAAACCTTTTTTGTTTATTTTAGGAGGGAAAAAAATATCTGACAAAATAAGAGTTTTTGAAAGACTTCTTGACAAAGCTCAGATAATTTGTATTGGTGGAGCAATGGCTTGTACGTTTTTTAAAGCATTGGGATACCAGGTAGGAAAATCTTTTTATGAAGAAGACTCCTTAGATGTAGCAAGAGCAATAATGAAAAAAGCAGAACAGAGGGGATGCAAACTTCTGCTTCCACAGGATGTTATGGTTGCAAAAACAATCAGCGACAATACAGAAACAAAGTATGTTTCTCGAGAAGAAATTCCTGAAGACTATCAAGTAGTTGATATAGGTCCAAAAACATTTGAAATTTATAAAAAGGAAATAAACTCTGCAAATACAATTTTATGGAACGGACCTATGGGAATTTATGAAATTCCTAAATTTTCATGGGGATCAAAAAGTATAGCCTTAACAATTGGCATGTCTAAAGCAATAAAAATATGCGGAGGAGGAGACACTGCTGAAGTTTTAAATTCTTCAAATTTAATTTCCCATTTTGATCATATTTCAACTGGAGGTGGAGCTTTTTTAAAGTTTTTAGAGGGTTCTTCATTGCCTGCACTTGAAGCAATTTCTTGATATTGAATAAAGGAGGCTGCTATGAAAATAGCAATG
Protein-coding sequences here:
- a CDS encoding phosphoglycerate kinase, whose translation is MLLQNLRFHPGETSNDEEFAKFLASLADIYVFEAFGTAHRKHASVVSLPKFLPSMIGFLTEKEINTINGLIEQAKKPFLFILGGKKISDKIRVFERLLDKAQIICIGGAMACTFFKALGYQVGKSFYEEDSLDVARAIMKKAEQRGCKLLLPQDVMVAKTISDNTETKYVSREEIPEDYQVVDIGPKTFEIYKKEINSANTILWNGPMGIYEIPKFSWGSKSIALTIGMSKAIKICGGGDTAEVLNSSNLISHFDHISTGGGAFLKFLEGSSLPALEAIS